The following proteins are encoded in a genomic region of Oncorhynchus keta strain PuntledgeMale-10-30-2019 chromosome 8, Oket_V2, whole genome shotgun sequence:
- the LOC118373675 gene encoding uncharacterized protein LOC118373675 isoform X26 encodes MFLCLHKSGVTVFLCLHKSGVNLFLCLHKSGVTVFLCLHKSGVTVFLCLHKSGVNVFLCLHKSGVNVFLCLHKSGVNVFLCLHKSGVNVFLCLHKSGVNVFLCLHKSGVNVFLCLHKSGVNVFLCLHKSGVNVFLCLHKSGVNVFLCLHKPGVNVFLCLHKPGVNVFLCLHKPGVNVFLCLHKPGVNVFLCLHKSGVNVFLCLHKSGVNVFLCLHKSGVNVFLCLHKSGVNVFLCLHKSGVNVFLCLHKSGVTVFLCLHKSGVNVFLCLHKSGVTVFLCLHKSGVNVFLCLHKSGVTVFLCLHKSGVNVFLCLHKSGVNVFLCLHKSGVNVFLCLHKSGVNVFLCLHKSGVNVFLCLHKSGDK; translated from the exons ATGTTTTTGTGTCTCCATAAATCAGGTGTCACTGTGTTTTTGTGTCTCCATAAATCAGGTGTCAATTTGTTTTTGTGTCTCCATAAATCAGGTGTCACTGTGTTTTTGTGTCTCCATAAATCAGGTGTCACTGTGTTTTTGTGTCTCCATAAATCAGGTGTCAATGTGTTTTTGTGTCTCCATAAATCAGGTGTCAATGTGTTTTTGTGTCTCCATAAATCAGGTGTCAATGTGTTTTTGTGTCTCCATAAATCAGGTGTCAATGTGTTTTTGTGTCTCCATAAATCAGGTGTCAATGTGTTTTTGTGTCTCCATAAATCAGGTGTCAATGTGTTTTTGTGTCTCCATAAATCAGGTGTCAATGTGTTTTTGTGTCTCCATAAATCAGGTGTCAATGTGTTTTTGTGTCTCCATAAATCAGGTGTCAATGTGTTTTTGTGTCTCCATAAACCAGGTGTCAATGTGTTTTTGTGTCTCCATAAACCAGGTGTCAATGTGTTTTTGTGTCTCCATAAACCAGGTGTCAATGTGTTTTTGTGTCTCCATAAACCAGGTGTCAATGTGTTTTTGTGTCTCCATAAATCAGGTGTCAATGTGTTTTTGTGTCTCCATAAATCAGGTGTCAATGTGTTTTTGTGTCTCCATAAATCAGGTGTCAATGTGTTTTTGTGTCTCCATAAATCAGGTGTCAATGTGTTTTTGTGTCTCCATAAATCAGGTGTCAATGTGTTTTTGTGTCTCCATAAATCAGGTGTCACTGTGTTTTTGTGTCTCCATAAATCAG GTGTCAATGTGTTTTTGTGTCTCCATAAATCAGGTGTCACTGTGTTTTTGTGTCTCCATAAATCAG GTGTCAATGTGTTTTTGTGTCTCCATAAATCAGGTGTCACTGTGTTTTTGTGTCTCCATAAATCAGGTGTCAATGTGTTTTTGTGTCTCCATAAATCAGGTGTCAATGTGTTTTTGTGTCTCCATAAATCAGGTGTCAATGTGTTTTTGTGTCTCCATAAATCAGGTGTCAATGTGTTTTTGTGTCTCCATAAATCAGGTGTCAATGTGTTTTTGTGTCTCCATAAATCAGGTGATAAATAG
- the LOC118373675 gene encoding uncharacterized protein LOC118373675 isoform X17: MFLCLHKSGVTVFLCLHKSGVNLFLCLHKSGVTVFLCLHKSGVTVFLCLHKSGVNVFLCLHKSGVNVFLCLHKSGVNVFLCLHKSGVNVFLCLHKSGVNVFLCLHKSGVNVFLCLHKSGVNVFLCLHKSGVNVFLCLHKSGVNVFLCLHKPGVNVFLCLHKPGVNVFLCLHKPGVNVFLCLHKPGVNVFLCLHKSGVNVFLCLHKSGVNVFLCLHKSGVNVFLCLHKSGVNVFLCLHKSGVNVFLCLHKSGVTVFLCLHKSGVNVFLCLHKSGVNVFLCLHKSGVNVFLCLHKSGVTVFLCLHKSGVTVFLCLHKSGVNVFLCLHKSGVNVFLCLHKSGVNVFLCLHKSGVNVFLCLHKSGVNVFLCLHKSGDK; encoded by the exons ATGTTTTTGTGTCTCCATAAATCAGGTGTCACTGTGTTTTTGTGTCTCCATAAATCAGGTGTCAATTTGTTTTTGTGTCTCCATAAATCAGGTGTCACTGTGTTTTTGTGTCTCCATAAATCAGGTGTCACTGTGTTTTTGTGTCTCCATAAATCAGGTGTCAATGTGTTTTTGTGTCTCCATAAATCAGGTGTCAATGTGTTTTTGTGTCTCCATAAATCAGGTGTCAATGTGTTTTTGTGTCTCCATAAATCAGGTGTCAATGTGTTTTTGTGTCTCCATAAATCAGGTGTCAATGTGTTTTTGTGTCTCCATAAATCAGGTGTCAATGTGTTTTTGTGTCTCCATAAATCAGGTGTCAATGTGTTTTTGTGTCTCCATAAATCAGGTGTCAATGTGTTTTTGTGTCTCCATAAATCAGGTGTCAATGTGTTTTTGTGTCTCCATAAACCAGGTGTCAATGTGTTTTTGTGTCTCCATAAACCAGGTGTCAATGTGTTTTTGTGTCTCCATAAACCAGGTGTCAATGTGTTTTTGTGTCTCCATAAACCAGGTGTCAATGTGTTTTTGTGTCTCCATAAATCAGGTGTCAATGTGTTTTTGTGTCTCCATAAATCAGGTGTCAATGTGTTTTTGTGTCTCCATAAATCAGGTGTCAATGTGTTTTTGTGTCTCCATAAATCAGGTGTCAATGTGTTTTTGTGTCTCCATAAATCAGGTGTCAATGTGTTTTTGTGTCTCCATAAATCAGGTGTCACTGTGTTTTTGTGTCTCCATAAATCAGGTGTCAATGTGTTTTTGTGTCTCCATAAATCAGGTGTCAATGTGTTTTTGTGTCTCCATAAATCAGGTGTCAATGTGTTTTTGTGTCTCCATAAATCAGGTGTCACTGTGTTTTTGTGTCTCCATAAATCAG GTGTCACTGTGTTTTTGTGTCTCCATAAATCAGGTGTCAATGTGTTTTTGTGTCTCCATAAATCAGGTGTCAATGTGTTTTTGTGTCTCCATAAATCAGGTGTCAATGTGTTTTTGTGTCTCCATAAATCAGGTGTCAATGTGTTTTTGTGTCTCCATAAATCAGGTGTCAATGTGTTTTTGTGTCTCCATAAATCAGGTGATAAATAG
- the LOC118373675 gene encoding neurogenic locus notch homolog protein 2-like isoform X29, translated as MFLCLHKSGVTVFLCLHKSGVNLFLCLHKSGVTVFLCLHKSGVTVFLCLHKSGVNVFLCLHKSGVNVFLCLHKSGVNVFLCLHKSGVNVFLCLHKSGVNVFLCLHKSGVNVFLCLHKSGVNVFLCLHKSGVNVFLCLHKSGVNVFLCLHKPGVNVFLCLHKPGVNVFLCLHKPGVNVFLCLHKSGVNVFLCLHKSGVTVFLCLHKSGVNVFLCLHKSGVNVFLCLHKSGVNVFLCLHKSGVTVFLCLHKSGVNVFLCLHKSGVNVFLCLHKSGVNVFLCLHKSGVTVFLCLHKSGVNVFLCLHKSGVNVFLCLHKSGVNVFLCLHKSGVNVFLCLHKSGVNVFLCLHKSGDK; from the exons ATGTTTTTGTGTCTCCATAAATCAGGTGTCACTGTGTTTTTGTGTCTCCATAAATCAGGTGTCAATTTGTTTTTGTGTCTCCATAAATCAGGTGTCACTGTGTTTTTGTGTCTCCATAAATCAGGTGTCACTGTGTTTTTGTGTCTCCATAAATCAGGTGTCAATGTGTTTTTGTGTCTCCATAAATCAGGTGTCAATGTGTTTTTGTGTCTCCATAAATCAGGTGTCAATGTGTTTTTGTGTCTCCATAAATCAGGTGTCAATGTGTTTTTGTGTCTCCATAAATCAGGTGTCAATGTGTTTTTGTGTCTCCATAAATCAGGTGTCAATGTGTTTTTGTGTCTCCATAAATCAGGTGTCAATGTGTTTTTGTGTCTCCATAAATCAGGTGTCAATGTGTTTTTGTGTCTCCATAAATCAGGTGTCAATGTGTTTTTGTGTCTCCATAAACCAGGTGTCAATGTGTTTTTGTGTCTCCATAAACCAGGTGTCAATGTGTTTTTGTGTCTCCATAAACCAG GTGTCAATGTGTTTTTGTGTCTCCATAAATCAGGTGTCAATGTGTTTTTGTGTCTCCATAAATCAGGTGTCACTGTGTTTTTGTGTCTCCATAAATCAGGTGTCAATGTGTTTTTGTGTCTCCATAAATCAGGTGTCAATGTGTTTTTGTGTCTCCATAAATCAGGTGTCAATGTGTTTTTGTGTCTCCATAAATCAGGTGTCACTGTGTTTTTGTGTCTCCATAAATCAGGTGTCAATGTGTTTTTGTGTCTCCATAAATCAGGTGTCAATGTGTTTTTGTGTCTCCATAAATCAGGTGTCAATGTGTTTTTGTGTCTCCATAAATCAGGTGTCACTGTGTTTTTGTGTCTCCATAAATCAGGTGTCAATGTGTTTTTGTGTCTCCATAAATCAGGTGTCAATGTGTTTTTGTGTCTCCATAAATCAGGTGTCAATGTGTTTTTGTGTCTCCATAAATCAGGTGTCAATGTGTTTTTGTGTCTCCATAAATCAGGTGTCAATGTGTTTTTGTGTCTCCATAAATCAGGTGATAAATAG
- the LOC118373675 gene encoding uncharacterized protein LOC118373675 isoform X30 has translation MFLCLHKSGVTVFLCLHKSGVNLFLCLHKSGVTVFLCLHKSGVTVFLCLHKSGVNVFLCLHKSGVNVFLCLHKSGVNVFLCLHKSGVNVFLCLHKSGVNVFLCLHKSGVNVFLCLHKSGVNVFLCLHKSGVNVFLCLHKSGVNVFLCLHKPGVNVFLCLHKPGVNVFLCLHKPGVNVFLCLHKPGVNVFLCLHKSGVNVFLCLHKSGVNVFLCLHKSGVNVFLCLHKSGVNVFLCLHKSGVNVFLCLHKSGVTVFLCLHKSGVNVFLCLHKSGVNVFLCLHKSGVNVFLCLHKSGVNVFLCLHKSGVNVFLCLHKSGVNVFLCLHKSGVNVFLCLHKSGVNVFLCLHKSGDK, from the exons ATGTTTTTGTGTCTCCATAAATCAGGTGTCACTGTGTTTTTGTGTCTCCATAAATCAGGTGTCAATTTGTTTTTGTGTCTCCATAAATCAGGTGTCACTGTGTTTTTGTGTCTCCATAAATCAGGTGTCACTGTGTTTTTGTGTCTCCATAAATCAGGTGTCAATGTGTTTTTGTGTCTCCATAAATCAGGTGTCAATGTGTTTTTGTGTCTCCATAAATCAGGTGTCAATGTGTTTTTGTGTCTCCATAAATCAGGTGTCAATGTGTTTTTGTGTCTCCATAAATCAGGTGTCAATGTGTTTTTGTGTCTCCATAAATCAGGTGTCAATGTGTTTTTGTGTCTCCATAAATCAGGTGTCAATGTGTTTTTGTGTCTCCATAAATCAGGTGTCAATGTGTTTTTGTGTCTCCATAAATCAGGTGTCAATGTGTTTTTGTGTCTCCATAAACCAGGTGTCAATGTGTTTTTGTGTCTCCATAAACCAGGTGTCAATGTGTTTTTGTGTCTCCATAAACCAGGTGTCAATGTGTTTTTGTGTCTCCATAAACCAGGTGTCAATGTGTTTTTGTGTCTCCATAAATCAGGTGTCAATGTGTTTTTGTGTCTCCATAAATCAGGTGTCAATGTGTTTTTGTGTCTCCATAAATCAGGTGTCAATGTGTTTTTGTGTCTCCATAAATCAGGTGTCAATGTGTTTTTGTGTCTCCATAAATCAGGTGTCAATGTGTTTTTGTGTCTCCATAAATCAGGTGTCACTGTGTTTTTGTGTCTCCATAAATCAGGTGTCAATGTGTTTTTGTGTCTCCATAAATCAGGTGTCAATGTGTTTTTGTGTCTCCATAAATCAGGTGTCAATGTGTTTTTGTGTCTCCATAAATCAG GTGTCAATGTGTTTTTGTGTCTCCATAAATCAGGTGTCAATGTGTTTTTGTGTCTCCATAAATCAGGTGTCAATGTGTTTTTGTGTCTCCATAAATCAGGTGTCAATGTGTTTTTGTGTCTCCATAAATCAGGTGTCAATGTGTTTTTGTGTCTCCATAAATCAGGTGATAAATAG
- the LOC118373675 gene encoding uncharacterized protein LOC118373675 isoform X23, with protein sequence MFLCLHKSGVTVFLCLHKSGVNLFLCLHKSGVTVFLCLHKSGVTVFLCLHKSGVNVFLCLHKSGVNVFLCLHKSGVNVFLCLHKSGVNVFLCLHKSGVNVFLCLHKSGVNVFLCLHKSGVNVFLCLHKSGVNVFLCLHKSGVNVFLCLHKPGVNVFLCLHKPGVNVFLCLHKPGVNVFLCLHKPGVNVFLCLHKSGVNVFLCLHKSGVTVFLCLHKSGVNVFLCLHKSGVNVFLCLHKSGVNVFLCLHKSGVTVFLCLHKSGVNVFLCLHKSGVNVFLCLHKSGVNVFLCLHKSGVTVFLCLHKSGVNVFLCLHKSGVNVFLCLHKSGVNVFLCLHKSGVNVFLCLHKSGVNVFLCLHKSGDK encoded by the exons ATGTTTTTGTGTCTCCATAAATCAGGTGTCACTGTGTTTTTGTGTCTCCATAAATCAGGTGTCAATTTGTTTTTGTGTCTCCATAAATCAGGTGTCACTGTGTTTTTGTGTCTCCATAAATCAGGTGTCACTGTGTTTTTGTGTCTCCATAAATCAGGTGTCAATGTGTTTTTGTGTCTCCATAAATCAGGTGTCAATGTGTTTTTGTGTCTCCATAAATCAGGTGTCAATGTGTTTTTGTGTCTCCATAAATCAGGTGTCAATGTGTTTTTGTGTCTCCATAAATCAGGTGTCAATGTGTTTTTGTGTCTCCATAAATCAGGTGTCAATGTGTTTTTGTGTCTCCATAAATCAGGTGTCAATGTGTTTTTGTGTCTCCATAAATCAGGTGTCAATGTGTTTTTGTGTCTCCATAAATCAGGTGTCAATGTGTTTTTGTGTCTCCATAAACCAGGTGTCAATGTGTTTTTGTGTCTCCATAAACCAGGTGTCAATGTGTTTTTGTGTCTCCATAAACCAGGTGTCAATGTGTTTTTGTGTCTCCATAAACCAG GTGTCAATGTGTTTTTGTGTCTCCATAAATCAGGTGTCAATGTGTTTTTGTGTCTCCATAAATCAGGTGTCACTGTGTTTTTGTGTCTCCATAAATCAGGTGTCAATGTGTTTTTGTGTCTCCATAAATCAGGTGTCAATGTGTTTTTGTGTCTCCATAAATCAGGTGTCAATGTGTTTTTGTGTCTCCATAAATCAGGTGTCACTGTGTTTTTGTGTCTCCATAAATCAGGTGTCAATGTGTTTTTGTGTCTCCATAAATCAGGTGTCAATGTGTTTTTGTGTCTCCATAAATCAGGTGTCAATGTGTTTTTGTGTCTCCATAAATCAGGTGTCACTGTGTTTTTGTGTCTCCATAAATCAGGTGTCAATGTGTTTTTGTGTCTCCATAAATCAGGTGTCAATGTGTTTTTGTGTCTCCATAAATCAGGTGTCAATGTGTTTTTGTGTCTCCATAAATCAGGTGTCAATGTGTTTTTGTGTCTCCATAAATCAGGTGTCAATGTGTTTTTGTGTCTCCATAAATCAGGTGATAAATAG
- the LOC118373675 gene encoding uncharacterized protein LOC118373675 isoform X3, with product MFLCLHKSGVTVFLCLHKSGVNLFLCLHKSGVTVFLCLHKSGVTVFLCLHKSGVNVFLCLHKSGVNVFLCLHKSGVNVFLCLHKSGVNVFLCLHKSGVNVFLCLHKSGVNVFLCLHKSGVNVFLCLHKSGVNVFLCLHKSGVNVFLCLHKPGVNVFLCLHKPGVNVFLCLHKPGVNVFLCLHKPGVNVFLCLHKSGVNVFLCLHKSGVNVFLCLHKSGVNVFLCLHKSGVNVFLCLHKSGVNVFLCLHKSGVTVFLCLHKSGVNVFLCLHKSGVNVFLCLHKSGVNVFLCLHKSGVNVFLCLHKSGVNVFLCLHKSGVNVFLCLHKSGVTVFLCLHKSGVNVFLCLHKSGVNVFLCLHKSGVNVFLCLHKSGVNVFLCLHKSGVNVFLCLHKSGDK from the exons ATGTTTTTGTGTCTCCATAAATCAGGTGTCACTGTGTTTTTGTGTCTCCATAAATCAGGTGTCAATTTGTTTTTGTGTCTCCATAAATCAGGTGTCACTGTGTTTTTGTGTCTCCATAAATCAGGTGTCACTGTGTTTTTGTGTCTCCATAAATCAGGTGTCAATGTGTTTTTGTGTCTCCATAAATCAGGTGTCAATGTGTTTTTGTGTCTCCATAAATCAGGTGTCAATGTGTTTTTGTGTCTCCATAAATCAGGTGTCAATGTGTTTTTGTGTCTCCATAAATCAGGTGTCAATGTGTTTTTGTGTCTCCATAAATCAGGTGTCAATGTGTTTTTGTGTCTCCATAAATCAGGTGTCAATGTGTTTTTGTGTCTCCATAAATCAGGTGTCAATGTGTTTTTGTGTCTCCATAAATCAGGTGTCAATGTGTTTTTGTGTCTCCATAAACCAGGTGTCAATGTGTTTTTGTGTCTCCATAAACCAGGTGTCAATGTGTTTTTGTGTCTCCATAAACCAGGTGTCAATGTGTTTTTGTGTCTCCATAAACCAGGTGTCAATGTGTTTTTGTGTCTCCATAAATCAGGTGTCAATGTGTTTTTGTGTCTCCATAAATCAGGTGTCAATGTGTTTTTGTGTCTCCATAAATCAGGTGTCAATGTGTTTTTGTGTCTCCATAAATCAGGTGTCAATGTGTTTTTGTGTCTCCATAAATCAGGTGTCAATGTGTTTTTGTGTCTCCATAAATCAGGTGTCACTGTGTTTTTGTGTCTCCATAAATCAGGTGTCAATGTGTTTTTGTGTCTCCATAAATCAGGTGTCAATGTGTTTTTGTGTCTCCATAAATCAGGTGTCAATGTGTTTTTGTGTCTCCATAAATCAG GTGTCAATGTGTTTTTGTGTCTCCATAAATCAGGTGTCAATGTGTTTTTGTGTCTCCATAAATCAGGTGTCAATGTGTTTTTGTGTCTCCATAAATCAGGTGTCACTGTGTTTTTGTGTCTCCATAAATCAGGTGTCAATGTGTTTTTGTGTCTCCATAAATCAGGTGTCAATGTGTTTTTGTGTCTCCATAAATCAGGTGTCAATGTGTTTTTGTGTCTCCATAAATCAGGTGTCAATGTGTTTTTGTGTCTCCATAAATCAGGTGTCAATGTGTTTTTGTGTCTCCATAAATCAGGTGATAAATAG
- the LOC118373675 gene encoding uncharacterized protein LOC118373675 isoform X21 codes for MFLCLHKSGVTVFLCLHKSGVNLFLCLHKSGVTVFLCLHKSGVTVFLCLHKSGVNVFLCLHKSGVNVFLCLHKSGVNVFLCLHKSGVNVFLCLHKSGVNVFLCLHKSGVNVFLCLHKSGVNVFLCLHKSGVNVFLCLHKSGVNVFLCLHKPGVNVFLCLHKPGVNVFLCLHKPGVNVFLCLHKPGVNVFLCLHKSGVNVFLCLHKSGVNVFLCLHKSGVNVFLCLHKSGVNVFLCLHKSGVNVFLCLHKSGVTVFLCLHKSGVNVFLCLHKSGVTVFLCLHKSGVNVFLCLHKSGVNVFLCLHKSGVTVFLCLHKSGVNVFLCLHKSGVNVFLCLHKSGVNVFLCLHKSGVNVFLCLHKSGVNVFLCLHKSGDK; via the exons ATGTTTTTGTGTCTCCATAAATCAGGTGTCACTGTGTTTTTGTGTCTCCATAAATCAGGTGTCAATTTGTTTTTGTGTCTCCATAAATCAGGTGTCACTGTGTTTTTGTGTCTCCATAAATCAGGTGTCACTGTGTTTTTGTGTCTCCATAAATCAGGTGTCAATGTGTTTTTGTGTCTCCATAAATCAGGTGTCAATGTGTTTTTGTGTCTCCATAAATCAGGTGTCAATGTGTTTTTGTGTCTCCATAAATCAGGTGTCAATGTGTTTTTGTGTCTCCATAAATCAGGTGTCAATGTGTTTTTGTGTCTCCATAAATCAGGTGTCAATGTGTTTTTGTGTCTCCATAAATCAGGTGTCAATGTGTTTTTGTGTCTCCATAAATCAGGTGTCAATGTGTTTTTGTGTCTCCATAAATCAGGTGTCAATGTGTTTTTGTGTCTCCATAAACCAGGTGTCAATGTGTTTTTGTGTCTCCATAAACCAGGTGTCAATGTGTTTTTGTGTCTCCATAAACCAGGTGTCAATGTGTTTTTGTGTCTCCATAAACCAGGTGTCAATGTGTTTTTGTGTCTCCATAAATCAGGTGTCAATGTGTTTTTGTGTCTCCATAAATCAGGTGTCAATGTGTTTTTGTGTCTCCATAAATCAGGTGTCAATGTGTTTTTGTGTCTCCATAAATCAGGTGTCAATGTGTTTTTGTGTCTCCATAAATCAGGTGTCAATGTGTTTTTGTGTCTCCATAAATCAGGTGTCACTGTGTTTTTGTGTCTCCATAAATCAG GTGTCAATGTGTTTTTGTGTCTCCATAAATCAGGTGTCACTGTGTTTTTGTGTCTCCATAAATCAG GTGTCAATGTGTTTTTGTGTCTCCATAAATCAGGTGTCAATGTGTTTTTGTGTCTCCATAAATCAGGTGTCACTGTGTTTTTGTGTCTCCATAAATCAGGTGTCAATGTGTTTTTGTGTCTCCATAAATCAGGTGTCAATGTGTTTTTGTGTCTCCATAAATCAGGTGTCAATGTGTTTTTGTGTCTCCATAAATCAGGTGTCAATGTGTTTTTGTGTCTCCATAAATCAGGTGTCAATGTGTTTTTGTGTCTCCATAAATCAGGTGATAAATAG
- the LOC118373675 gene encoding uncharacterized protein LOC118373675 isoform X15: MFLCLHKSGVTVFLCLHKSGVNLFLCLHKSGVTVFLCLHKSGVTVFLCLHKSGVNVFLCLHKSGVNVFLCLHKSGVNVFLCLHKSGVNVFLCLHKSGVNVFLCLHKSGVNVFLCLHKSGVNVFLCLHKPGVNVFLCLHKPGVNVFLCLHKPGVNVFLCLHKSGVNVFLCLHKSGVNVFLCLHKSGVNVFLCLHKSGVNVFLCLHKSGVNVFLCLHKSGVTVFLCLHKSGVNVFLCLHKSGVNVFLCLHKSGVNVFLCLHKSGVTVFLCLHKSGVNVFLCLHKSGVNVFLCLHKSGVNVFLCLHKSGVTVFLCLHKSGVNVFLCLHKSGVNVFLCLHKSGVNVFLCLHKSGVNVFLCLHKSGVNVFLCLHKSGDK, from the exons ATGTTTTTGTGTCTCCATAAATCAGGTGTCACTGTGTTTTTGTGTCTCCATAAATCAGGTGTCAATTTGTTTTTGTGTCTCCATAAATCAGGTGTCACTGTGTTTTTGTGTCTCCATAAATCAGGTGTCACTGTGTTTTTGTGTCTCCATAAATCAGGTGTCAATGTGTTTTTGTGTCTCCATAAATCAGGTGTCAATGTGTTTTTGTGTCTCCATAAATCAGGTGTCAATGTGTTTTTGTGTCTCCATAAATCAGGTGTCAATGTGTTTTTGTGTCTCCATAAATCAGGTGTCAATGTGTTTTTGTGTCTCCATAAATCAGGTGTCAATGTGTTTTTGTGTCTCCATAAATCAG GTGTCAATGTGTTTTTGTGTCTCCATAAACCAGGTGTCAATGTGTTTTTGTGTCTCCATAAACCAGGTGTCAATGTGTTTTTGTGTCTCCATAAACCAGGTGTCAATGTGTTTTTGTGTCTCCATAAATCAGGTGTCAATGTGTTTTTGTGTCTCCATAAATCAGGTGTCAATGTGTTTTTGTGTCTCCATAAATCAGGTGTCAATGTGTTTTTGTGTCTCCATAAATCAGGTGTCAATGTGTTTTTGTGTCTCCATAAATCAGGTGTCAATGTGTTTTTGTGTCTCCATAAATCAGGTGTCACTGTGTTTTTGTGTCTCCATAAATCAGGTGTCAATGTGTTTTTGTGTCTCCATAAATCAGGTGTCAATGTGTTTTTGTGTCTCCATAAATCAGGTGTCAATGTGTTTTTGTGTCTCCATAAATCAGGTGTCACTGTGTTTTTGTGTCTCCATAAATCAGGTGTCAATGTGTTTTTGTGTCTCCATAAATCAGGTGTCAATGTGTTTTTGTGTCTCCATAAATCAGGTGTCAATGTGTTTTTGTGTCTCCATAAATCAGGTGTCACTGTGTTTTTGTGTCTCCATAAATCAGGTGTCAATGTGTTTTTGTGTCTCCATAAATCAGGTGTCAATGTGTTTTTGTGTCTCCATAAATCAGGTGTCAATGTGTTTTTGTGTCTCCATAAATCAGGTGTCAATGTGTTTTTGTGTCTCCATAAATCAGGTGTCAATGTGTTTTTGTGTCTCCATAAATCAGGTGATAAATAG
- the LOC118373675 gene encoding uncharacterized protein LOC118373675 isoform X35 — MFLCLHKSGVTVFLCLHKSGVNLFLCLHKSGVTVFLCLHKSGVTVFLCLHKSGVNVFLCLHKSGVNVFLCLHKSGVNVFLCLHKSGVNVFLCLHKSGVNVFLCLHKSGVNVFLCLHKSGVNVFLCLHKSGVNVFLCLHKSGVNVFLCLHKPGVNVFLCLHKPGVNVFLCLHKPGVNVFLCLHKPGVNVFLCLHKSGVNVFLCLHKSGVNVFLCLHKSGVNVFLCLHKSGVNVFLCLHKSGVNVFLCLHKSGVTVFLCLHKSGVNVFLCLHKSGVTVFLCLHKSGVTVFLCLHKSGVNVFLCLHKSGVNVFLCLHKSGVNVFLCLHKSGVNVFLCLHKSGVNVFLCLHKSGDK, encoded by the exons ATGTTTTTGTGTCTCCATAAATCAGGTGTCACTGTGTTTTTGTGTCTCCATAAATCAGGTGTCAATTTGTTTTTGTGTCTCCATAAATCAGGTGTCACTGTGTTTTTGTGTCTCCATAAATCAGGTGTCACTGTGTTTTTGTGTCTCCATAAATCAGGTGTCAATGTGTTTTTGTGTCTCCATAAATCAGGTGTCAATGTGTTTTTGTGTCTCCATAAATCAGGTGTCAATGTGTTTTTGTGTCTCCATAAATCAGGTGTCAATGTGTTTTTGTGTCTCCATAAATCAGGTGTCAATGTGTTTTTGTGTCTCCATAAATCAGGTGTCAATGTGTTTTTGTGTCTCCATAAATCAGGTGTCAATGTGTTTTTGTGTCTCCATAAATCAGGTGTCAATGTGTTTTTGTGTCTCCATAAATCAGGTGTCAATGTGTTTTTGTGTCTCCATAAACCAGGTGTCAATGTGTTTTTGTGTCTCCATAAACCAGGTGTCAATGTGTTTTTGTGTCTCCATAAACCAGGTGTCAATGTGTTTTTGTGTCTCCATAAACCAGGTGTCAATGTGTTTTTGTGTCTCCATAAATCAGGTGTCAATGTGTTTTTGTGTCTCCATAAATCAGGTGTCAATGTGTTTTTGTGTCTCCATAAATCAGGTGTCAATGTGTTTTTGTGTCTCCATAAATCAGGTGTCAATGTGTTTTTGTGTCTCCATAAATCAGGTGTCAATGTGTTTTTGTGTCTCCATAAATCAGGTGTCACTGTGTTTTTGTGTCTCCATAAATCAG GTGTCAATGTGTTTTTGTGTCTCCATAAATCAGGTGTCACTGTGTTTTTGTGTCTCCATAAATCAG GTGTCACTGTGTTTTTGTGTCTCCATAAATCAGGTGTCAATGTGTTTTTGTGTCTCCATAAATCAGGTGTCAATGTGTTTTTGTGTCTCCATAAATCAGGTGTCAATGTGTTTTTGTGTCTCCATAAATCAGGTGTCAATGTGTTTTTGTGTCTCCATAAATCAGGTGTCAATGTGTTTTTGTGTCTCCATAAATCAGGTGATAAATAG